Proteins encoded within one genomic window of Amycolatopsis nigrescens CSC17Ta-90:
- a CDS encoding helix-turn-helix domain-containing protein, with protein MHSETPLAERNGAEFVAVMTELVRLRRQRGLSQKEVAHRMGVSPATICRLEQGARSEVRVVQVQKYAETMGLRVAMVITVAG; from the coding sequence ATGCATTCTGAGACGCCGCTCGCGGAACGCAACGGCGCCGAGTTCGTGGCCGTGATGACCGAACTGGTCCGGCTGCGACGCCAACGCGGCCTCAGCCAGAAGGAAGTGGCCCACCGCATGGGCGTCAGCCCGGCCACCATCTGCCGCCTCGAACAAGGCGCCCGCAGCGAAGTCCGCGTGGTGCAAGTCCAGAAATACGCCGAAACCATGGGCCTTCGCGTCGCCATGGTCATCACCGTCGCAGGCTGA